TCAACTTGATCCGAAAGCGTTGTTTTCCTAGTTAACAAAGTAGACGTATAAGTCAGCTAAGATGGCGGCATTTGCGCTTTCGGCTTTGATGTTACTGGCTGCAAACTCTGCTCTAGCAGCTCGGATCGCTGGATTTCACATGATTGGTGGGTCACAGTATCTAAACACGAAACTTGTGCTTGAAGAATTGGCCTCACGTGGCCACGAGGTAAAGTGACTCGTTGGATGATAATATTTTGGCATCTTTTGTGCAGTCCTTTTTTCCTCCACCGCACCGAAGGGTAGTAGATTACAAATATTATCCGTAATAAAAGTTAGCAACAGCTGCGAGGGAGGACCTAAACTTTCTAAAAGGGCCTCAAACATTTCTATTTTGATTCACTTTCTCGGATCGTGTCATTAAAGTCGGGACTTAGTCACGCACTTAAAAAAGTCGTGCTTGGGTACATGTATTAAATTAGAGGTCTAGAGGTCGTACTGTGCAAGTTTACATAGCTCctcaaaatttgaaaagaaaagtgctGTGAAAATTTAATGCATTTTGGCAATATATACGATGTTGAAACCAACTTTTTGACTTGATGAGCACCTTGGTTATATTTCGCTGTACTCAAGAAGGTCCACTTACTATGCTAGTATGAACCCAATTATTGACATCCTCAAGGAAAGCGAACAAGCTAATCTTGCAAGAGCTCATGAAGCCGCGATAAAGGTCCCAAATaagtcttttcttttattttttcctgcCAGCCTTAGTTTTAGTCACACTTCAGATTTTCAACTTAATTAAACCGATTAACAGCAACCCTTTGTTTTGAGTTATGGCATTATATAACTCCTTTGGGACAGGAAGTTGACGCAAGACTGACGCAATTTCTGCCGCGTCACCACATTCAACGTGAAGCGAAACAACATTGCGCGTGTTACATGTTCCTTTTAAAGTTGTAAGTAACTTGCGCGATGAAACATTTTCCACGTATTTGATTGTACGAGGCTGCTGAGGCTTGGTGCTCTTAAGTCAAAAGTAATTCGTTCAATTTACTGTGTCACGCGCGAGTCGAAGCTTTGCAGCGTCAGCAGTGTGAAGTGTGTTTGTCTATGTTTACGAGTTCACCCGTTGATCCCCGGGCGTTGATTGCTAAAGCGAATTTTTACACATTGATGTAAAAATAGAAATTAGTGACTGCGGACTACAAAATGGattcattggttcttgaagtcacatgataagCCGCCTTATCTACATATTTTCTCTCTGGAGCGCTCAATGTTTTTCTGCACGCTCAACATTCTCGCCCGTCAGCTCTATTAATTAAGCCTGCAACCTCgtcagcctcgcgtcttcgctcggctaaCACGTTGGCAATAAACAACACAATCAAGTCATGCCGTTTTTTAACGTTTAAAGCAACATGAGTGGTAGCTACCTGATGTGCCAGTAATATGAAAATACAGGAGGGTTTGTTTTGTCATTTCTACACACgcgtaaatgagcaccttttccgggacaaaaattctcatattttcaagcatcttagtttttctaaaaattgtcacaataattgtgatgtttcttgcttcaaaattattgataatgctacttccttctatcaactcaaaatcaaggagagcttccaaattgagcggttgaaacccgaactcaacaaacaagttgatcatgtcagtttagcattacacttttaaacttttaccgttatgtcagttgtgttctctataatattgttggttcgtttgaattttacgtacttgtaacgaacatttaatctacaaagaatcattgtatcgatagttatatatatatatacacgaattatcttgtaaaaattttaatgttacactcactatggctgaagacgatgtttgaaacatcgaaacatgttccgaaaattcaaaagtgtggttgtattttttaaaatataaaataataaaacatttcacattgataagaaagagaagagctctggggtcgagtcCTTTGTCATGTTAGTCTGGTATAAACTCGGAGACCAGGGACCGGTTCCTGAACGGTGTAacaactctattccagggataaatgtgctgGAATAAGGCatatttatccctggaatagtgttattacacctttcaggaatcAGCCGCAGGTATGTTCTTATGTGTGTCTAGACTTACCGTAATATCCTGGAAAGTTCGTCTTCAAATAAGCGTCCAAATCCGGATAGTTAATTCGTCTGGAGCAAGAGTTTCTGAATTGCTAAGGGAAACTTCTTTATCGATTCTTTAGACAATGAAAACGTGATTATCAATTGGAGCGACGTTTGCCTGATTTGCCGatattaattttaattcaactttaatttcagGTTGTAATGATTACTTCCTCTGCACAGAAAGTGAAAACTGGTGAAAAGGTACCACATACAGTTTACCAGGTACCTTACAAGAAAGGATTCGTGGAAGATAAATTGCTACGACTTCAACTAGAGGGACATCCGATACAgtcattttttctctttccagaAGTGTTTTCTAATTTTTGTGAAGGTTCCCTAAACAGCACAGAGGTTACCAATAATCTGAGAGATATTGATTTGTTGGTCAATGATGGTCTTGCATTCTGTGCTGTGTTGTTAGGCGAAAAGTATGATATTCCAAGAGTTGAGATTCTACCCATCACTCCGAATTCGCCCGCGGGATTTATGCATATGATCCCTATGCCTGTCTCTTATGTCCCGCAACTCCTTACGGGACTAACTGACAAGATGTCATTCCTTGAAAGGGTGGTGAATTTAGGAGCCTATATTGGTTTTATGGTCGCTATTAATCTCGGATTTGGCATTCCGATGAATGCGCTGAAGTCGAAGTACAACATCAAGCCTGAACGAAGCTTTCCAGAGGCCGTTGCTGATGCAGAACTGTGTATCATCACAGCAGATTTTGCGATGGAATATCCACAGCCTCTACTACCAGGTATGAATGACGACAGGGGAAGGCTCTTGGACTTGATTTTCAAAATTCGCGTAAGGTTGGGGGTTGTCAAACTAACTGGTCAGCATATTGTGAATCAACAGCCGATCTGTTAACATGGCCTTGAACTTCTTACTTATAATTTCATAATACGAGGGACTGCACGTAAATTGCCTGAAAAGCCTTATATCCTGGGATTTAAAAAAAGCTCGCTATAATTAATTGAAAGTTCATgcagtgtagtgtagtgtagtgtagtgtagtgtagtgaaTTGAagtaaagtgaagtgaagtgaagtgaagtgaagttattaGTCTGTCCCTCTCGGGGCTTTTCAGAActaatttataattctttttgtgggggactttggtGGCCACACTGCTTGTTACgcaatttacaatttatttttaggaagtgaaagatgcccccgtccagattaAGTCAGACCATAACGCCGGGGCcaacgtcccctactcttttcgagaagtgagtgggttctttaacgtcccatactatttaatttccaacaagggctatgagacgggacctccggtttacagtccttatccgaaaagacttgaaagtttaaccatttccgggtgtaattacaaaggcagtagTCTAGTTTTGCAAAGATCTCGTTTTTGCCTGTTTCCAGAATCTTTATatcgagtttttttttcttacttagTTTTCTCCCTTTTATGAACAGACCAAATCATGGTTGGACCACTCAATGTAGGAGGCTCTAAACCACTTCCGGCTGAATTAGAAGAATTTGTCAGCGCGCCAGGGACCAATGGCTTTATCATTGTCTCTTTTGGCTCCAATGTGGCTTCTATACTCTCCCAAAACGTTGTCGATTTATTGGCTACAGCCTTTGGAAAGCTGAATCTACGGGTCATCTGGAGACTTCAAGGTAATATAGCCTAGGTGCGAAACTTTGCTGACATCATTTTAACATTAATTTGTTCAATGACATATTACATCCCTTGATTGTTTCTTCAATTTGAGCATATTGGGTTTGGTAATTGTCGAAATCATCTTAGGCAAGGCTGGCGTAGTGGTAAGAAGACTTGTCTTCTAGTAGGCTTCCATATACGTGAATAAACAAGCAGAgtgatttaaaataaatatcaaaacgTGTCagtagttttttaaaaaatgacagACGTTTCGGGTGTAGAACACTTCTTCTGTGTGAAGAAAACCATTGAAACACACAATCAGAAGGAAGCGCGCAGATGAATGGTGGCGTGCGCATGCGTCAAGTcacttttaaataaagttgacatTGATgttaaaggcctggccaaaggctcgcaacatttcaacgcaacatcttgcaacattgttgggctcaacatgttgcatacgtttggccaccctgttgatgtgttgcaacatgttgcattatgttggatcaaatttgaaaacggtcaaatttttcgtgcaatattttggatgttgcatgacgttgtactcgtttggccacgttcacgcaacattgttgcagtAGGGCATGCGCgcaacatgttgcgttgaaaatgttgcgtgcgttttggccagcccgttcaacacatgtcgcaacatcatgaaaatatcttttgcaagatgttgcgttgataTGTTGCGAGTCTTCGGCTAGTCTTTTAAGTCCATCAGGCTGTACAGTTCCCAGCTGCAAAATCAACTCATTTCACATTGCTTCCATATACGTGTCTTGGGTGCGATTGCAGAACCCAGCGTCGTAAGTGGGTTCAGTTTGTTGAGGTTTTTCTTGGAACATACTGTTTTCCCCGCTTATCAACAACCAGCATTCAATTCGTTCTGccttaatttgatttgatataCAGTCTCTCCCTTGTGCAGCCGATTTCTAGTCTGGTCCATAGGCAAAACAGTGGACTTATGGTTATaaggcaaaaatgaaaaattacttttttcgAGGAAGGTACCtgatttcattttatacttCGTAGTCTCTTTTGCACTGCCTCTCCACCAATCTTCCTTTTTCCGTTTTTCTCGTTAAGTGTGTTCGGACTCGGCATAATCATAATATATggatgagtttgttggttctcttctttgcatgaaagtttttttttcgtgtgctccggttttcccctctcatcaaaaaGTCAGAGTTGTGCTCGTCCTGTTTTTATTTGACTTGATATGATTTGATATAATATCCTCCCAATCGAGCTCTTGAGCTCGACTATATTAGCTTGAGACTTGAATAAATAAAAGTGGTTATTATTGAGGTGTTATTTTCGTAAGTTTGCCGTTACGAATGATGCCTTTTGCAGGCTACATCCCTCCAAACCTCTCTTCTAACATAAAAGTGGTGGATTGGTTACCGCAAAGCGACCTGTTGGCTCATAAGAACATCCGGGCTTTTGTCTCGCATGTGGGACATAACAGTCTTTATGAATCTGCTTATCATGGGGTTCCTGTGGTGGCTGTTCCTTTATTTGGAGATCAGCCAGCAAACGCCAAGAAAGCCGAGCACTATGGATTTGGTGTGACTGTGGATTATCGAAACACTGATGCCCAGGAAGTGTATGAGGCTATTCACAATGTTGTGGCAAAACCAA
The genomic region above belongs to Montipora capricornis isolate CH-2021 chromosome 5, ASM3666992v2, whole genome shotgun sequence and contains:
- the LOC138049462 gene encoding UDP-glucuronosyltransferase 1-2-like isoform X1 → MAAFALSALMLLAANSALAARIAGFHMIGGSQYLNTKLVLEELASRGHEVVMITSSAQKVKTGEKVPHTVYQVPYKKGFVEDKLLRLQLEGHPIQSFFLFPEVFSNFCEGSLNSTEVTNNLRDIDLLVNDGLAFCAVLLGEKYDIPRVEILPITPNSPAGFMHMIPMPVSYVPQLLTGLTDKMSFLERVVNLGAYIGFMVAINLGFGIPMNALKSKYNIKPERSFPEAVADAELCIITADFAMEYPQPLLPDQIMVGPLNVGGSKPLPAELEEFVSAPGTNGFIIVSFGSNVASILSQNVVDLLATAFGKLNLRVIWRLQGYIPPNLSSNIKVVDWLPQSDLLAHKNIRAFVSHVGHNSLYESAYHGVPVVAVPLFGDQPANAKKAEHYGFGVTVDYRNTDAQEVYEAIHNVVAKPSFKEKVMKISRLMKDRRRTPLQETGDWIEYVLRYGGARHLRAQVYNIHWYQYYLLDVIAFLFAVVTLVVMVTWMTCRFLCRLCCKKRREKSKFE
- the LOC138049462 gene encoding UDP-glucuronosyltransferase 1-2-like isoform X2, with amino-acid sequence MITSSAQKVKTGEKVPHTVYQVPYKKGFVEDKLLRLQLEGHPIQSFFLFPEVFSNFCEGSLNSTEVTNNLRDIDLLVNDGLAFCAVLLGEKYDIPRVEILPITPNSPAGFMHMIPMPVSYVPQLLTGLTDKMSFLERVVNLGAYIGFMVAINLGFGIPMNALKSKYNIKPERSFPEAVADAELCIITADFAMEYPQPLLPDQIMVGPLNVGGSKPLPAELEEFVSAPGTNGFIIVSFGSNVASILSQNVVDLLATAFGKLNLRVIWRLQGYIPPNLSSNIKVVDWLPQSDLLAHKNIRAFVSHVGHNSLYESAYHGVPVVAVPLFGDQPANAKKAEHYGFGVTVDYRNTDAQEVYEAIHNVVAKPSFKEKVMKISRLMKDRRRTPLQETGDWIEYVLRYGGARHLRAQVYNIHWYQYYLLDVIAFLFAVVTLVVMVTWMTCRFLCRLCCKKRREKSKFE